In one window of Maniola hyperantus chromosome 18, iAphHyp1.2, whole genome shotgun sequence DNA:
- the LOC117990814 gene encoding zinc finger protein ZFP2-like, which translates to MSKHKLEGAYEKLTGHPLRDQGNLKQTLCIQCAQRLINFSRFKDKSLRARALMMDLVEKHDIITRQHIEMINHTKLQLKSNLVLTTLGPDHCDLHIEHPSEDKQTELKETGHRFVVKVEGSDDDEETMWVDVDVDMKSEDYINIHGFVQDPLKYEGCLFQCTLCLEEFVHEHAYMQHMRMHLRSGGGDGECDTSQCEPRAAVSSSHSSLVAENRQAKPGLSTHAATDEISEPSTEEADTHHTHSSGYKGLTDCLVKLFSPRRDGSLTTPQEAVRSCVSQDIAFKDISYQATSPNGGPTTEYAVHSEEKVTVSRTVYICDFCPRMFKQKSLLAKHIQSHMSLNTFTCKICQYQPKDKKHLKVHMRTHTGEKPFCCKLCNYKCSYNSHLVAHVRTHTGEKPFCCKLCKYKSSQNGSLVTHMRTHTGEKPFCCKLCKYKCNTSTALVRHMRTHTGEKPYYCQVCKYKSNDKSALVVHMRTHTGEKPYSCKICKYKGSENRHLVRHMRTHTGEKPYCCELCEFKSSHNSSLVTHMRTHTGEKPFCCKLCTYKCTVSTALAKHMRTHTGEKPFCCKLCKYKSSSSSGLVVHMRTHTGEKPYSCELCESKFISNRHLVKHMITHTGEKPYPCELCESKFVSKSNLMRHMRAH; encoded by the exons ATAACAAGACAACATATAGAAATGATAAACCACACAAAACTCCAACTGAAGAGTAATTTGGTGTTGACAACGCTAGGACCTGACCACTGCGACTTACACATAGAACACCCCTCcgaagacaaacagacagaattAAAGGAAACTGGGCACAGATTTGTAGTAAAAGTTGAAggaagtgatgatgatgaagagacTATGTGGGTTGATGTAGACGTGGATATGAAGAGTGAAGATTACATTAATATCCATGGTTTTGTTCAGGATCCGTTAAAGTATGAAGGTTGTCTCTTCCAATGTACACTTTGTTTGGAGGAATTTGTCCATGAACATGCGTACATGCAACATATGCGCATGCATCTCCGG AGCGGTGGCGGTGACGGTGAATGTGACACGTCACAGTGCGAGCCTCGTGCAGCTGTGAGCTCCTCACACTCTTCACTTGTCGCTGAGAACAG GCAGGCAAAACCCGGCCTTTCCACACACGCCGCGACCGACGAGATCAGCGAGCCATCAACTGAAGAAGCTGATACCCACCACACACACAGTTCAGGGTACAAAGGACTAACAGATTGTTTGGTCAAACTATTTTCCCCAAGACGAGACGGATCGCTGACGACACCACAAGAAGCTGTTAGATCTTGTGTGAGTCAGGACATTGCCTTTAAAGATATCAGTTATCAGGCGACAAGTCCGAATGGAGGCCCCACTACAGAATATGCAGTCCACAGTGAAGAGAAAGTTACTGTATCAAGAACTGTGTACATTTGTGACTTTTGTCCAAGAATGTTTAAGCAAAAAAGTCTCCTAGCAAAACACATTCAGAGTCACATGTCACTCAATACATTTACTTGCAAGATTTGCCAATACCAACCTaaagataaaaaacatttaaaggtgcacatgagaactcacactggtgaaaaaccattTTGTTGTAAATTATGCAATTATAAATGCTCCTATAATAGTCATTTAGTGGCGCAcgtgagaactcacactggtgaaaaaccattttgctgtaaattatgtaaatataagAGCTCGCAGAATGGTTCTTtagtgacgcacatgagaacgcacactggtgaaaaaccattTTGTTGTAAATTATGCAAATATAAATGTAACACAAGTACTgctttagtgaggcacatgagaactcacactggtgaaaaaccataTTATTGTCAGGTATGCAAATATAAAAGCAATGATAAAAGTGCTTTAGTggtgcacatgagaactcacactggtgaaaaaccataTTCTTGCAAGATATGCAAATATAAAGGCTCCGAAAATAGACATTTAGTtaggcacatgagaactcacacaggTGAAAAACCATATTGTTGTGAATTATGTGAATTTAAAAGCTCGCATAATAGTTCTTtagtgacgcacatgagaacgcacactggtgaaaaaccattTTGTTGTAAATTATGCACATATAAATGTACCGTAAGTACTGCTTTAGCGAAAcatatgagaactcacactggtgaaaaaccattTTGTTGTAAATTATGCAAATATAAAAGCTCCAGTAGTAGTGGATTAGTggtgcacatgagaactcacaccgGTGAAAAACCGTATTCTTGCGAATTATGCGAAAGTAAGTTCATATCAAATCGTcatttagtgaagcacatgattactcacactggtgaaaaaccataTCCTTGCGAATTATGCGAAAGTAAGTTCGTATCAAAGAGTAATTTAATGAGGCATATGAGAGCTCACTAA
- the LOC117990537 gene encoding LOW QUALITY PROTEIN: eukaryotic initiation factor 4A-III-like (The sequence of the model RefSeq protein was modified relative to this genomic sequence to represent the inferred CDS: deleted 1 base in 1 codon) — protein MTASEVSFNRKIISEDLSNVEFDTSEDVEVIPTFDSMGLRDELLRGIYTYGFEKPSAIQQRSIQPIVKGRDVIAQAQSGTGKTATFSISILQSLDTTLRETQVLVLSPTRELATQIQKVILALGDFMNVQCHACIGGTNLGEDIRKLDYGQHVVSGTPGRVFDMIRRRVLRTRSIKMLVLDEADEMLNKGFKEQIYDVYRYLPPATQVVLISATLPHEILEMTSKFMTDPIRILVKRDELTLEGIKQFFVAVEREEWKFDTLCDLYDTLTITQAVIFCNTKRKVDWLTQKMQEANFTVSSMHGDMPQKERDNIMKEFRSGQSRVLITTDVWARGIDVQQVSLVINYDLPNNRELYIHRIGRSGRFGRKGVAINFVKSDDIRILRDIEQYYSTQIDEMPMNVADLI, from the exons ATGACGGCATCGGAAGTATCATTTAATCGA AAAATCATATCGGAAGATTTGTCGAACGTTGAATTCGACACCAGCGAAGATGTGGAAGTCATCCCAACATTCGATTCCATGGGTCTCCGCGATGAGTTATTGAGAGGAATATACACTTacg gtttTGAAAAGCCGTCAGCAATTCAGCAAAGGAGTATTCAACCTATAGTCAAAGGTCGAGACGTGATAGCGCAAGCACAGTCCGGTACCGGTAAAACGGCTACTTTTTCAATATCGATTTTGCAGTCCTTGGACACAACTCTCCGTGAAACTCAGGTGTTAGTGTTGTCACCGACCAGGGAGTTGGCAACACAGATTCAGAAGGTCATCCTTGCATTGGGCGACTTCATGAATGTTCAGTGTCATGCTTGTATTGGAGGCACAAACCTTGGTGAGGATATAAGGAAGTTGGATTATGGTCAGCATGTTGTTTCTGGAACCCCCGGACGTGTTTTTG ACATGATAAGGAGGCGTGTGCTGCGTACCAGATCAATCAAAATGTTGGTACTTGATGAGGCAGACGAGATGTTGAACAAGGGATTCAAGGAGCAGATCTATGATGTCTACAGATACCTGCCACCGGCCACTCAAGTTGTGCTAATCTCTGCTACATTGCCCCATGAGATACTTGAAATGACATCCAAGTTTATGACTGATCCTATTAGGATTCTTGTCAAACG TGACGAGTTGACACTGGAAGGTATCAAACAGTTCTTTGTTGCTGTTGAACGTGAGGAGTGGAAATTTGACACACTCTGTGACTTGTATGACACTCTGACAATCACTCAAGCTGTGATCTTCTGTAACACTAAGAGAAAGGTAGACTGGCTCACCCAGAAGATGCAAGAAGCAAACTTTACAGTGAGCTCCATGCACGGTGACATGCCACAGAAGGAGAGAGATAATATCATGAAAGAGTTTCGATCAGGACAAAG tcgAGTTCTCATCACAACAGATGTATGGGCCAGGGGAATAGATGTACAGCAAGTGTCCTTAGTTATCAACTACGACTTGCCCAACAATCGTGAATTGTATATTCACAGGATTGGTCGCTCGGGTCGTTTTGGACGCAAGGGTGTGGCCATCAACTTTGTCAAGTCTGATGACATCAGGATCCTGAGAGATATTGAACAGTACTACTCAACACAAAT